The nucleotide window TAGCAAATACTCCCGAACGTTTGGGAGAATGGCGTAGAGGTTTACAAGATTGTTTGGGTATTTCTCGTAGTGACTTTGGACCCGAAAGAGGAGTAGTTTTGTTTGAGTATCCCGAAGCATTGGTGCAAAAAGCAGATCGCTTACTCGAACAAAAACAATTACCTTTGATTATCGTCGATGAAGCTGAGGAAGTAATTAATTTAGCTTTACTACAATTTCCTCTGTGGTTAGCTTTTGCTTCCGATCCCCAGCAAATGTCTACTTATATGTATTGAGGAAAACTTGATGCTGTGGTAGAGGCGTTTTCGGGAACGTCTCTATCAATTCAGTTTCCTTTTGAGGTCGCCTCACTGCTAAAATGCCCATGTAAATAAATTTTTGCCTCATGAGAGATTGAGGCGATGGGAAAATAGTTATGTCAAGCTCATTTTTAATTAGTGGATTACTAATCTTAGTCGCTTATTTATTAGGTTCAATTCCCAGTGGCTATTTAGCAGGACGTTGGTTAAAAGGAATCGATATTCGAGAAGAGGGATCTGGTTCTACGGGAGCAACTAATGTTTTACGGACAGTAGGGAAAACAGCAGCAGTTGTCGTGTTATTATCGGATTTGCTGAAAGCGATAGTTCCTCTGTTGTTAGTTAAGGGAATTTATGCTTTTATCTCTGCTCCGATCTTAGAGCCTATTTTACCTGGAAATTGGGAATCGTGGTTAGTTGCAGCAGTAGCGATCGCGGCAATTTTCGGTCACAGTAAATCACTTTTCTTAAATTTTACTGGTGGGAAATCCGTAGCATCTAGTTTAGGTGTTTTATTAGTAATGAATCCTCTCGTCGCTTTGGGAACAGTCGCAGTTTTTGGGATTTTCTTATTAGTATTTAGAATTGTCTCCTTAAGTTCAATTGCGGGTGCGATCGCAGTTAATATTTTCATGATTGCCCTCGCACAACCCTTACCTTACAAGTTATTTGCTTTATTCGCCGGAATTTACGTGATTTGGCGACATCGTACCAATATCGAACGTTTATGGAAAGGAACCGAACCAGCGATCGGAGAAAAATTACAACAAGAATAACCTAATTTACCATAAATTCAA belongs to Oscillatoria salina IIICB1 and includes:
- the plsY gene encoding glycerol-3-phosphate 1-O-acyltransferase PlsY: MSSSFLISGLLILVAYLLGSIPSGYLAGRWLKGIDIREEGSGSTGATNVLRTVGKTAAVVVLLSDLLKAIVPLLLVKGIYAFISAPILEPILPGNWESWLVAAVAIAAIFGHSKSLFLNFTGGKSVASSLGVLLVMNPLVALGTVAVFGIFLLVFRIVSLSSIAGAIAVNIFMIALAQPLPYKLFALFAGIYVIWRHRTNIERLWKGTEPAIGEKLQQE